The Tachyglossus aculeatus isolate mTacAcu1 chromosome 22, mTacAcu1.pri, whole genome shotgun sequence genome window below encodes:
- the LOC119944075 gene encoding olfactory receptor 9Q2-like gives MAENSNRGTEFLLTGFPGWPELQSVLFGMLVSLWSGRVSITSRRCVVQFFLFTLCSCIKCFLLTVMTYDCYMSSHHLDFFFCDLPPLLKLSCTTTKARELVIYFVSLSIIMTSIMVILVSYLFIIKAILCICLAGGRAKTFSTCGSHMTTVALFFGTIAFMYLKGNMGQALEVDKVVSVFYTVLIPMLNPMIYSPRNKEVKKALRKILHRSKFTQGP, from the exons ATGGCCGAGAACAGCAACCGAGGGACTGAGTTTCTCCTAACGGGTTTTCCCGGTTGGCCGGAACTGCAGAGCGTCCTCTTCGGG ATGCTGGTGTCTCTATGGTCCGGCCGTGTGTCCATCACATCCAGGCGATGTGTggtccagttcttcctcttcacGCTATGCTCCTGCATCAAGTGCTTCCTCCTTACGGTCATGACCTATGACTGCTACATGTCT TCTCACCACTTGGACTTCTTCTTCTGTGACCTCCCGCCCTTGCTGAAGCTGTCATGCACCACGACCAAGGCCCGGGAGCTGGTCATCTACTTCGtatctctttccatcatcatgaCCAGCATAATGGTGATCCTGGTATCCTACCTGTTCATCATCAAGGCCATCCTGTGCATCTGTTTGGCCGGCGGGAGGGCCAAGACCTTCTCTACCTGTGGCTCTCACATGACCACAGTGGCTCTGTTCTTTGGGACTATTGCCTTCATGTATCTGAAAGGCAAtatgggccaggccctggagGTGGACAAGGTGgtatctgtgttctacaccgtgctTATCCCCATGCTCAACCCCATGATCTACAGTCcgaggaacaaagaggtgaagaAGGCCCTGAGGAAAATTCTCCACAGGAGCAAGTTCACGCAAGGGCCATAA
- the LOC119944072 gene encoding olfactory receptor 9I1-like, translating into MAENGTEGTEFLLTGFPGRPELQRVLFWVFLVFYLLTLGGNLGIFGLIQVDTHLQTPMYFFLCHLSILDACYSSVTVPQMLVALSSGGASVTSGQCAAQFFLFTLFGTTECFLLAVMAYDRYVAVCQPLLYFAIMTPRARWGLVSGAYAGGQLTSTIRTGCTFSLSFCKSRHVDFFFCDLPPLLKLSCTDTKAQELAIYLVAFSVGTTTMVVILVSYLLIIKAILCIRSAGGRAKTFSTCGSHMTAVALFFGTITFMYLKGNMGQALEVDKVVSVFYTVVIPMLNPMIYSLRNKEVKEALRKILHRTRS; encoded by the coding sequence ATGGCCGAGAATGGGACTGAAGGGACCGAGTTTCTCCTAACGGGTTTCCCCGGGCGGCCGGAACTGCAGAGGGTCCTTTTCTGGGTATTCCTGGTATtttacctcctcaccctgggtggCAACCTGGGTATATTCGGGCTCATCCAGGTGGACACCCATCTCcagacacccatgtacttctttctctgcCACCTCTCCATCCTCGATGCCTGCTACTCTTCGGTCACCGTCCCTCAGATGCTGGTGGCCCTGAGTTCCGGCGGCGCGTCCGTCACATCTGGGCAATGTGCGGCCCAGTTCTTCCTCTTCACGCTGTTTGGCACCACTGAGTGCTTCCTCCTCGCGgtcatggcctatgaccgctatgtggccGTGTGCCAGCCCCTTCTCTATTTTGCCATCATGACCCCCCGGGCCCGCTGGGGGCTGGTGTCCGGGGCTTATGCGGGGGGACAGCTCACCAGCACGATCCGCACGGGCTGCACCTTCTCTCTCTCGTTCTGTAAGTCTCGCCACGTGGACTTCTTCTTCTGTGACCTCCCTCCCTTGCTGAAGCTGTCGTGCACTGACACCAAGGCCCAAGAGCTGGCCATCTACCTTGTAGCTTTCTCCGTCGGCACGACCACCATGGTGGTGATCTTGGTCTCCTACCTGTTAATCATCAAGGCCATCCTGTGCATCCGTTCGGCTGGCGGGAGGGCCAAGACCTTCTCTACCTGTGGCTCTCACATGACTGCAGTGGCTCTGTTCTTTGGGACTATCACCTTCATGTACCTGAAAGGCAAtatgggccaggccctggagGTGGACAAGGTGgtatctgtgttctacaccgtggtcatCCCCATGCTTAACCCcatgatctacagtctgaggaacaaagaggtgaaggAGGCCCTCAGGAAAATTCTCCACAGGACCAGATCATGA
- the LOC119944074 gene encoding olfactory receptor 9I1-like has product MAENGTEGTEFLLTGFPGRPELQRVLFWVFLVFYLLTLGGNLGIFGLIQVDPHLQTPMYFFLCHLSILDACYSSVIVPQLLVAQSSGGASVTSGRCAAQFFLFTLFGTTECFLLAVMAYDRYVAVCHPLLYVAIMTPRARWGLVSGAYAGGQLTSMIRTGCTFSLSFCKSRHVDFFFCDLPPLLKLSCTDTKAQELVIYLVAFSVITTTVTVILVSYLFIIKAILCIRSAGGRAKTFSTCGSHMTAVALFFGTIAFMYLKGNMGQALEVDKVVSVFYTVVIPMLNPMIYSLRNKEVKEALRKMLHRTRS; this is encoded by the coding sequence ATGGCTGAGAATGGGACTGAAGGAACCGAATTTCTCCTAACGGGTTTCCCCGGGCGGCCGGAACTGCAGAGGGTCCTTTTCTGGGTATTCCTGGTATtttacctcctcaccctgggtggCAACCTGGGTATATTCGGGCTCATCCAGGTGGACCCCCATCTCcagacacccatgtacttctttctctgcCACCTCTCCATCCTCGACGCCTGCTACTCTTCGGTCATCGTCCCTCAGTTGCTGGTGGCCCAGAGTTCCGGTGGCGCGTCCGTCACATCTGGGCGATGTGCGGCCCAGTTCTTCCTCTTCACGCTGTTCGGCACCACCGAGTGCTTCCTCCTCGCGgtcatggcctatgaccgctatgtggccGTGTGCCACCCCCTCCTCTACGTTGCCATCATGACCCCCCGGGCCCGCTGGGGGCTGGTGTCCGGGGCTTATGCAGGGGGACAGCTCACCAGCATGATCCGCACGGGctgcaccttctctctctccttctgtaagTCTCGCCACGTGGACTTCTTCTTCTGTGACCTCCCACCCTTGCTGAAGCTGTCGTGCACCGACACCAAGGCCCAAGAGCTGGTCATCTACCTCGTAGCTTTCTCTGTCATCACGACCACCGTGACGGTGATCTTGGTCTCCTACCTATTCATCATCAAGGCCATCCTGTGCATCCGTTCGGCCGGCGGGAGGGCCAAGACATTCTCTACCTGTGGCTCTCACATGACCGCAGTGGCTCTGTTCTTTGGGACTATTGCCTTCATGTACCTGAAAGGCAAtatgggccaggccctggagGTGGACAAGGTGgtatctgtgttctacaccgtggtcatCCCCATGCTTAACCCcatgatctacagtctgaggaacaaagaggtgaaggAGGCCCTCAGGAAAATGCTCCACAGGACCAGATCATGA